A genomic region of Haliotis asinina isolate JCU_RB_2024 chromosome 1, JCU_Hal_asi_v2, whole genome shotgun sequence contains the following coding sequences:
- the LOC137271822 gene encoding uncharacterized protein, protein MPGTRRAKRKRGNVITVPGHKITGKKRREAARKSRRATEDEAVTERTDIPVPKPSQPVFTANSPLSTQTWPPQILSASDGDVPGLTQCGVDDVGVNLPIALKEKIWKGEYVSLSLLLKSDRELEDYACTSVVFVNMGGQLELKPKSTGKRVQNIFEWTTAFTVYMSIYILAHPEATQGMLKYMNTIRMAATRHPGYGWRLYDEQVRLRQARCPGSPWGTVKVELWMLYVQDPLAQQNPSSTTQNRGLSRQFQRPGNKRQATCNSFNYASCFRRQCRFKHACSRCGNDNHPAQNCRGNQISRSINPGMDSNQTSGLGGNGEKLSQPGSRPGAGNRV, encoded by the exons ATGCCGGGGACTAGACGGGCGAAGAGAAAGCGCGGAAACGTGATTACAGTGCCAGGACACAAGATAACAGGAAAAAAACGGCGTGAAGCAGCCAGAAAATCGAGGCGAGCGACCGAGGACGAGGCGGTGACAGAGCGG ACAGATATTCCTGTTCCCAAACCCTCACAGCCTGTTTTTACAGCAAATTCCCCGTTAAGTACGCAAACATGGCCACCTCAGATTTTGTCAGCTTCTGACGGTGATGTACCCGGGTTGACTCAGTGTGGGGTTGATGATGTAGGTGTGAATCTCCCAATCGCCCTCAAGGAGAAAATATGGAAAGGTGAGTATGTCAGTCTATCTCTATTGCTGAAATCAGACAGGGAACTGGAGGATTATGCATGTACGTCAGTAGTGTTTGTGAACATGGGAGGTCAACTCGAGCTCAAACCAAAGTCAACAGGTAAAAGGGTGCAGAACATTTTTGAGTGGACAACAGCATTTACTGTTTACATGAGCATTTACATTCTCGCACACCCGGAGGCTACTCAAGGCATGCTTAAGTACATGAACACCATTAGAATGGCAGCAACTCGACATCCCGGATATGGATGGAGATTATATGATGAGCAAGTTAGGTTACGGCAAGCTAGGTGTCCAGGCAGTCCATGGGGCACCGTCAAAGTAGAACTATGGATGCTGTATGTGCAAGATCCCTTAGCGCAGCAAAACCCGAGTTCTACCACACAAAACAGAGGATTGAGTAGACAGTTTCAGCGACCAGGTAATAAAAGGCAGGCCACATGCAACTCCTTCAATTATGCTTCCTGTTTTCGTCGACAATGCAGATTCAAGCATGCATGTTCAAGATGTGGGAACGACAACCATCCAGCCCAGAATTGTCGAGGAAACCAAATCTCAAGATCAATTAACCCTGGGATGGACTCCAATCAAACAAGTGGTTTGGGCGGAAATGGCGAAAAGTTATCCCAACCAGGAAGTCGCCCAGGAGCTGGTAACAGGGTTTAG